One stretch of Glycine soja cultivar W05 chromosome 7, ASM419377v2, whole genome shotgun sequence DNA includes these proteins:
- the LOC114418684 gene encoding uncharacterized protein LOC114418684 isoform X1: MASRKAIGFVGLDELSLEMAAKAIRHGYDVQAFEINDPVIEELVKLGGVKCPSPSEAGRDVSALVVLISHVDQTNHLIFGEKGALKDLKSDTVLILRSNILPSFLQKLEKDLAEIHKIAYVVDAYVSYGRSDDLNEKVTIASSGRLDAIARARPILSAMCEKLFTFEGEIGGGSKVKMVTVMLEGIHFINAVEALSLGAKIGIHPWIIYDIISNAAGNSWAFKNYVPLLLKGEVNHQILNTFVEELEIILNMAKSLTFPLPILAATHLQLIHGVSLVGSEDDLTAIIKVWEKVYGVKISDAANADVYNPEQLASEFTTDSKSGRRVGFIGLGAMGFGMATHLLSSKFCVVGFDVYKPTLTRFSNAGGLIGNSPAEVSKDADVLIIMVTNEAQAESVLYGEYGAVSALPPGATIILSSTVSPAYVSQLEHRLHNEGKNLKLVDAPVSGGVVRASMGTLTIMASGTDDALKSAGLVLAALSEKLYIIKGGCGAGSGVKMINQLLAGVQIASAAEAIAFAARLGLNTRLLFDFIATSGGTSWMFENRGQHMIDNDYTPCSALDIFVKDLGIVTRESSSWKVPLQLSTIAHQLYLAGSAAGWGRIDDAGVVKVYEMLTGVRVEGKLQAQRKDVMLQSLPPEWPQDHVLDIQTLKESNSKILVVLDDDPTGTQTVHDIEVLTEWTIESLIEQFRKSPKCFFILTNSRSLSSGKASALIKEICRNLDAAAKSVDNIDYTVVLRGDSTLRGHFPEEADAVVSVLGEMDAWILCPFFLQGGRYTIEDIHYVDDSDTLVPAGDTEFAKDASFGYKSSNLRDWVEEKTDGQILGSSVASISIQLLRKGGPDAVCQHLCSLQKGSICIVNAASERDMTVFSLGMIKAELMGKRFLCRTAASFVSALMGIISKPPILPNDIGIARERNGGLIVVGSYVPKTTKQVEELKLQCGQFLKSIEVSVEKLAMSPIEEMEEEISRAAELADVYLKAHKDTLIMTSRNLITGKTAAESLDINFKVSSALVEIVKRITTKPRYIIAKGGITSSDLATKALGARCAKIVGQALAGIPLWQLGPESRHPGVPYIVFPGNVGNSTALAEVVKSWTSPIRLTSTKEILNNAEKGGYAVGAFNVYNLEGVEAVVSAAEEEQSPAILQIHPGALKQGGIPLVACCISAAEQASVPITVHFDHGTSKQDLVEALDLGFSSVMVDGSHLSFNENAAYTKFITLLAHPKNMLVEAELGRLSGTEDDLTVEEYEARLTDVTMASKFIDETGIDALAVCIGNVHGKYPASGPNLRFDLLKELHALSLKKGIFLVLHGASGLSKELVKTCIHLGVRKFNVNTEVRKAYMDSLVTPKNDLVHVMASAKEAMKVVVAEKMHLFGSAGRA, encoded by the exons AAATTCACAAAATAGCTTATGTTGTTGATGCATATGTCTCTTATGGGAGATCCGATGATTTGAATGAAAAAGTCACT ATTGCATCATCAGGAAGACTAGATGCCATTGCAAGAGCACGGCCTATTCTTTCCG CAATGTGTGAAAAGCTCTTCACTTTTGAGGGTGAAATTGGTGGTGGCAG TAAGGTTAAAATGGTTACTGTGATGCTGGAAggcattcattttattaatgcAGTGGAGGCTCTCTCTCTTGGTGCCAAAATTGGAATTCATCCATGGATAATCTATGATATAATTTCCAATGCTGCTGGAAATTCATG GGCGTTCAAGAATTATGTTCCTCTTTTGTTGAAGGGAGAAGTTAATCATCAAATTCTGAACACTTTTGTTGAGGAGTTG GAAATCATTTTGAATATGGCCAAGTCACTTACTTTTCCACTTCCAATTTTGGCTGCTACTCATCTACAACTTATTCATG GAGTTTCACTTGTTGGTAGCGAAGATGATCTTACAGCAATAATCAAG GTTTGGGAAAAGGTTTATGGGGTTAAAATTTCAGATGCTGCAAATGCTGATGTGTATAACCCTGAGCAATTGGCATCTGAATTTACTACTGATTCCAAGAGTGGGAGAAGGGTTGGTTTTATTGGCCTTGGAGCTATGGGATTTGGCATGGCAACTCATTTACTGAGTTCAAAATTCTGCGTTGTTGGTTTTGAT gTGTATAAACCAACTCTAACGCGATTTTCAAATGCTGGTGGCTTGATTGGAAATTCTCCAGCTGAAGTGAGTAAAG ATGCTGATGTTCTCATAATTATGGTCACGAATGAAGCTCAAGCAGAAAGTGTGCTATATGGAGAATATGGTGCAGTTTCAG CTCTTCCACCAGGAGCAACTATTATTCTCTCTTCTACTGTTTCTCCTGCATATGTGAGTCAGCTGGAGCACAGATTGCACA ATGAGGGTAAGAATTTGAAGTTGGTGGATGCCCCGGTTTCTGGTGGTGTTGTGAGGGCCTCAATGGGAACGCTTACG ATAATGGCTTCAGGAACTGATGATGCTCTTAAGAGTGCTGGTTTAGTCTTAGCAG CCTTGAGTGAGAAACTTTATATTATCAAAGGTGGTTGTGGTGCTGGAag TGGTGTAAAGATGATTAACCAATTGCTTGCTGGAGTTCAGATTGCCTCAGCTGCTGAGGCAATTGCATTTGCAGCACGTTTGGGTCTGAATACAAGACTGCTGTTTGATTTTATTGCAACTAGTGGGGGAACTTCCTG GATGTTTGAAAATCGTGGCCAACACATGATAGACAATGATTACACACCTTGTTCAGCACTAGATATCTTTGTGAAGGACTTG GGAATTGTTACTCGTGAATCATCTTCGTGGAAAGTTCCACTTCAGCTATCAACTATTGCTCACCAACTATATCTGGCAG GTTCTGCTGCTGGTTGGGGACGGATTGATGATGCTGGTGTGGTCAAG GTTTATGAGATGCTAACTGGCGTTAGAGTTGAGGGAAAACTCCAGGCTCAAAGGAAAGATGTCATGTTACAATCTCTTCCACCCGAGTGGCCCCAAGATCATGTTCTTGATATACAAACCCTAAAAGAAAGCAATTcaaaaattttagttgttttggATGACGATCCGACAGGAACACAAACTGTTCATGATATTGAGGTATTAACAGaatg GACCATTGAGTCGCTGATTGAGCAGTTTAGAAAAAGTCCAAAATGctttttcattttaacaaatTCCAGGTCACTGAGTTCTGGCAAG GCCAGTGCATTGATAAAAGAGATTTGCAGAAATCTGGACGCTGCAGCAAAATCAGTTGACAACATTGACTATACTGTAGTTTTGAGGGGAGATTCAACTTTACGTGGCCATTTTCCTGAG GAAGCAGATGCTGTTGTTTCAGTATTGGGTGAAATGGATGCATGGATACTTTGTCCCTTTTTCCTTCAAGGAGGTCGTTACACTATTGAAGACATACACTATGTTGATGATTCTGATAC GCTTGTTCCTGCAGGGGACACTGAGTTTGCCAAAGATGCTTCCTTTGGCTACAAATCTTCAAACCTGCGTGAT TGGGTAGAGGAAAAAACAGATGGCCAAATACTTGGAAGTAGTGTTGCATCTATTTCTATCCAACTTTTGAGGAAAGGTGGTCCAGATGCAGTTTGTCAGCATCTATGCAGTTTGCAGAAG GGGTCAATATGCATAGTTAATGCAGCTAGTGAAAGAGACATGACTGTATTTTCACTTGGAATGATCAAG GCAGAATTGATGGGAAAACGTTTCTTGTGTCGCACTGCTGCTAGTTTTGTTTCTGCCCTTATGGGAATCATCTCTAAGCCTCCAATATTGCCAAATGATATTGGAATAGCTAGAGAAAGGAATGGTGGTTTGATAGTTGTGGGATCATATGTTCCAAAAACAACAAAGCAG GTTGAAGAGCTCAAATTACAGTGTGGTCAGTTCTTAAAAAGCATTGAG gTATCAGTTGAAAAACTTGCAATGAGTCCTATTGAGGAGATGGAGGAGGAAATCAGTAGAGCAGCTGAATTAGCAGATGTATATCTTAAAGCTCATAAAGATACTCTAATAATGACCAGCCGAAATCTCATAACTGGAAAAA CTGCCGCTGAGAGTTTGGACATTAACTTTAAAGTGAGCTCTGCTTTGGTGGAAATAGTGAAAAGAATAACTACAAAACCTCGCTATATAATTGCAAAG GGTGGTATTACGTCTTCAGATCTTGCTACAAAAGCCCTTGGTGCAAGATGTGCGAAAATAGTTGGTCAAGCACTTGCTGGTATTCCCTTGTGGCAATTAGGCCCTGAAAGTAGACACCCTGGAGTTCCTTACATTGTCTTCCCag GTAATGTTGGTAACAGCACAGCATTGGCAGAAGTTGTAAAGTCCTGGACTAGTCCAATCAGACTTACATCAACAAAAGAAATTCTTAAT AATGCAGAAAAGGGTGGATATGCTGTTGGAGCATTTAATGTATATAATTTGGAAGGAGTTGAGGCTGTTGTATCTGCTGCAGAGGAAGAACAAAGTCCTGCTATATTACAG ATCCATCCAGGTGCCTTGAAGCAAGGAGGAATTCCCTTGGTTGCTTGTTGCATTTCTGCTGCAGAGCAAGCCAGT GTTCCCATTACTGTTCACTTTGATCATGGAACTTCAAAGCAGGATCTTGTGGAAGCTCTTGACCTG GGATTCAGTTCTGTGATGGTTGATGGCTCACATCTTTCTTTCAATGAAAATGCTGCATACACAAAATTCATAACATTACTGGCTCACCCAAAAAATATGTTGGTTGAAGCTGAGCTAGGAAGATTGTCAGGGACAGAAGATGATTTGACTGTAGAAGAATATGAAGCCAGACTAACAGATGTTACTATG GCATCAAAATTCATTGATGAGACTGGCATAGATGCTTTGGCAGTGTGTATTGGTAACGTGCATGGAAAGTACCCTGCAAGTGGTCCAAATCTGAGATTTGATCTGCTTAAG GAGCTGCATGCTTTGAGCCTGAAGAAAGGAATTTTTCTGGTGCTTCATGGTGCATCTGGTTTGAGCAAAGAACTTGTTAAG ACGTGCATACATCTTGGTGTTAGAAAGTTCAATGTCAACACCGAGGTAAGAAAAGCATACATGGACTCCCTTGTTACCCCCAAGAACGATCTAGTTCATGTTATGGCCTCTGCAAAGGAAGCCATGAAAGTTGTGGTTGCAGAAAAGATGCATCTCTTTGGTTCAGCAGGAAGGGCATAA
- the LOC114418684 gene encoding uncharacterized protein LOC114418684 isoform X2, translating to MPLQEHGLFFPQCVKSSSLLRVKLVVAGLLRKVKMVTVMLEGIHFINAVEALSLGAKIGIHPWIIYDIISNAAGNSWAFKNYVPLLLKGEVNHQILNTFVEELEIILNMAKSLTFPLPILAATHLQLIHGVSLVGSEDDLTAIIKVWEKVYGVKISDAANADVYNPEQLASEFTTDSKSGRRVGFIGLGAMGFGMATHLLSSKFCVVGFDVYKPTLTRFSNAGGLIGNSPAEVSKDADVLIIMVTNEAQAESVLYGEYGAVSALPPGATIILSSTVSPAYVSQLEHRLHNEGKNLKLVDAPVSGGVVRASMGTLTIMASGTDDALKSAGLVLAALSEKLYIIKGGCGAGSGVKMINQLLAGVQIASAAEAIAFAARLGLNTRLLFDFIATSGGTSWMFENRGQHMIDNDYTPCSALDIFVKDLGIVTRESSSWKVPLQLSTIAHQLYLAGSAAGWGRIDDAGVVKVYEMLTGVRVEGKLQAQRKDVMLQSLPPEWPQDHVLDIQTLKESNSKILVVLDDDPTGTQTVHDIEVLTEWTIESLIEQFRKSPKCFFILTNSRSLSSGKASALIKEICRNLDAAAKSVDNIDYTVVLRGDSTLRGHFPEEADAVVSVLGEMDAWILCPFFLQGGRYTIEDIHYVDDSDTLVPAGDTEFAKDASFGYKSSNLRDWVEEKTDGQILGSSVASISIQLLRKGGPDAVCQHLCSLQKGSICIVNAASERDMTVFSLGMIKAELMGKRFLCRTAASFVSALMGIISKPPILPNDIGIARERNGGLIVVGSYVPKTTKQVEELKLQCGQFLKSIEVSVEKLAMSPIEEMEEEISRAAELADVYLKAHKDTLIMTSRNLITGKTAAESLDINFKVSSALVEIVKRITTKPRYIIAKGGITSSDLATKALGARCAKIVGQALAGIPLWQLGPESRHPGVPYIVFPGNVGNSTALAEVVKSWTSPIRLTSTKEILNNAEKGGYAVGAFNVYNLEGVEAVVSAAEEEQSPAILQIHPGALKQGGIPLVACCISAAEQASVPITVHFDHGTSKQDLVEALDLGFSSVMVDGSHLSFNENAAYTKFITLLAHPKNMLVEAELGRLSGTEDDLTVEEYEARLTDVTMASKFIDETGIDALAVCIGNVHGKYPASGPNLRFDLLKELHALSLKKGIFLVLHGASGLSKELVKTCIHLGVRKFNVNTEVRKAYMDSLVTPKNDLVHVMASAKEAMKVVVAEKMHLFGSAGRA from the exons ATGCCATTGCAAGAGCACGGCCTATTCTTTCCG CAATGTGTGAAAAGCTCTTCACTTTTGAGGGTGAAATTGGTGGTGGCAGGTTTACTCCG TAAGGTTAAAATGGTTACTGTGATGCTGGAAggcattcattttattaatgcAGTGGAGGCTCTCTCTCTTGGTGCCAAAATTGGAATTCATCCATGGATAATCTATGATATAATTTCCAATGCTGCTGGAAATTCATG GGCGTTCAAGAATTATGTTCCTCTTTTGTTGAAGGGAGAAGTTAATCATCAAATTCTGAACACTTTTGTTGAGGAGTTG GAAATCATTTTGAATATGGCCAAGTCACTTACTTTTCCACTTCCAATTTTGGCTGCTACTCATCTACAACTTATTCATG GAGTTTCACTTGTTGGTAGCGAAGATGATCTTACAGCAATAATCAAG GTTTGGGAAAAGGTTTATGGGGTTAAAATTTCAGATGCTGCAAATGCTGATGTGTATAACCCTGAGCAATTGGCATCTGAATTTACTACTGATTCCAAGAGTGGGAGAAGGGTTGGTTTTATTGGCCTTGGAGCTATGGGATTTGGCATGGCAACTCATTTACTGAGTTCAAAATTCTGCGTTGTTGGTTTTGAT gTGTATAAACCAACTCTAACGCGATTTTCAAATGCTGGTGGCTTGATTGGAAATTCTCCAGCTGAAGTGAGTAAAG ATGCTGATGTTCTCATAATTATGGTCACGAATGAAGCTCAAGCAGAAAGTGTGCTATATGGAGAATATGGTGCAGTTTCAG CTCTTCCACCAGGAGCAACTATTATTCTCTCTTCTACTGTTTCTCCTGCATATGTGAGTCAGCTGGAGCACAGATTGCACA ATGAGGGTAAGAATTTGAAGTTGGTGGATGCCCCGGTTTCTGGTGGTGTTGTGAGGGCCTCAATGGGAACGCTTACG ATAATGGCTTCAGGAACTGATGATGCTCTTAAGAGTGCTGGTTTAGTCTTAGCAG CCTTGAGTGAGAAACTTTATATTATCAAAGGTGGTTGTGGTGCTGGAag TGGTGTAAAGATGATTAACCAATTGCTTGCTGGAGTTCAGATTGCCTCAGCTGCTGAGGCAATTGCATTTGCAGCACGTTTGGGTCTGAATACAAGACTGCTGTTTGATTTTATTGCAACTAGTGGGGGAACTTCCTG GATGTTTGAAAATCGTGGCCAACACATGATAGACAATGATTACACACCTTGTTCAGCACTAGATATCTTTGTGAAGGACTTG GGAATTGTTACTCGTGAATCATCTTCGTGGAAAGTTCCACTTCAGCTATCAACTATTGCTCACCAACTATATCTGGCAG GTTCTGCTGCTGGTTGGGGACGGATTGATGATGCTGGTGTGGTCAAG GTTTATGAGATGCTAACTGGCGTTAGAGTTGAGGGAAAACTCCAGGCTCAAAGGAAAGATGTCATGTTACAATCTCTTCCACCCGAGTGGCCCCAAGATCATGTTCTTGATATACAAACCCTAAAAGAAAGCAATTcaaaaattttagttgttttggATGACGATCCGACAGGAACACAAACTGTTCATGATATTGAGGTATTAACAGaatg GACCATTGAGTCGCTGATTGAGCAGTTTAGAAAAAGTCCAAAATGctttttcattttaacaaatTCCAGGTCACTGAGTTCTGGCAAG GCCAGTGCATTGATAAAAGAGATTTGCAGAAATCTGGACGCTGCAGCAAAATCAGTTGACAACATTGACTATACTGTAGTTTTGAGGGGAGATTCAACTTTACGTGGCCATTTTCCTGAG GAAGCAGATGCTGTTGTTTCAGTATTGGGTGAAATGGATGCATGGATACTTTGTCCCTTTTTCCTTCAAGGAGGTCGTTACACTATTGAAGACATACACTATGTTGATGATTCTGATAC GCTTGTTCCTGCAGGGGACACTGAGTTTGCCAAAGATGCTTCCTTTGGCTACAAATCTTCAAACCTGCGTGAT TGGGTAGAGGAAAAAACAGATGGCCAAATACTTGGAAGTAGTGTTGCATCTATTTCTATCCAACTTTTGAGGAAAGGTGGTCCAGATGCAGTTTGTCAGCATCTATGCAGTTTGCAGAAG GGGTCAATATGCATAGTTAATGCAGCTAGTGAAAGAGACATGACTGTATTTTCACTTGGAATGATCAAG GCAGAATTGATGGGAAAACGTTTCTTGTGTCGCACTGCTGCTAGTTTTGTTTCTGCCCTTATGGGAATCATCTCTAAGCCTCCAATATTGCCAAATGATATTGGAATAGCTAGAGAAAGGAATGGTGGTTTGATAGTTGTGGGATCATATGTTCCAAAAACAACAAAGCAG GTTGAAGAGCTCAAATTACAGTGTGGTCAGTTCTTAAAAAGCATTGAG gTATCAGTTGAAAAACTTGCAATGAGTCCTATTGAGGAGATGGAGGAGGAAATCAGTAGAGCAGCTGAATTAGCAGATGTATATCTTAAAGCTCATAAAGATACTCTAATAATGACCAGCCGAAATCTCATAACTGGAAAAA CTGCCGCTGAGAGTTTGGACATTAACTTTAAAGTGAGCTCTGCTTTGGTGGAAATAGTGAAAAGAATAACTACAAAACCTCGCTATATAATTGCAAAG GGTGGTATTACGTCTTCAGATCTTGCTACAAAAGCCCTTGGTGCAAGATGTGCGAAAATAGTTGGTCAAGCACTTGCTGGTATTCCCTTGTGGCAATTAGGCCCTGAAAGTAGACACCCTGGAGTTCCTTACATTGTCTTCCCag GTAATGTTGGTAACAGCACAGCATTGGCAGAAGTTGTAAAGTCCTGGACTAGTCCAATCAGACTTACATCAACAAAAGAAATTCTTAAT AATGCAGAAAAGGGTGGATATGCTGTTGGAGCATTTAATGTATATAATTTGGAAGGAGTTGAGGCTGTTGTATCTGCTGCAGAGGAAGAACAAAGTCCTGCTATATTACAG ATCCATCCAGGTGCCTTGAAGCAAGGAGGAATTCCCTTGGTTGCTTGTTGCATTTCTGCTGCAGAGCAAGCCAGT GTTCCCATTACTGTTCACTTTGATCATGGAACTTCAAAGCAGGATCTTGTGGAAGCTCTTGACCTG GGATTCAGTTCTGTGATGGTTGATGGCTCACATCTTTCTTTCAATGAAAATGCTGCATACACAAAATTCATAACATTACTGGCTCACCCAAAAAATATGTTGGTTGAAGCTGAGCTAGGAAGATTGTCAGGGACAGAAGATGATTTGACTGTAGAAGAATATGAAGCCAGACTAACAGATGTTACTATG GCATCAAAATTCATTGATGAGACTGGCATAGATGCTTTGGCAGTGTGTATTGGTAACGTGCATGGAAAGTACCCTGCAAGTGGTCCAAATCTGAGATTTGATCTGCTTAAG GAGCTGCATGCTTTGAGCCTGAAGAAAGGAATTTTTCTGGTGCTTCATGGTGCATCTGGTTTGAGCAAAGAACTTGTTAAG ACGTGCATACATCTTGGTGTTAGAAAGTTCAATGTCAACACCGAGGTAAGAAAAGCATACATGGACTCCCTTGTTACCCCCAAGAACGATCTAGTTCATGTTATGGCCTCTGCAAAGGAAGCCATGAAAGTTGTGGTTGCAGAAAAGATGCATCTCTTTGGTTCAGCAGGAAGGGCATAA